One region of Candidatus Methylomirabilota bacterium genomic DNA includes:
- a CDS encoding prepilin-type N-terminal cleavage/methylation domain-containing protein, whose amino-acid sequence MIPGRPRPARNAHGDSGFTLLEVLVALAILGLAVVASIQAFAQGLRLLKLSGDHQQAMLLADLKVREVVTPEEGREERDEGRFHWERTTKLVPAPELTPLAGPLRWHIYEIAVRVSWDERRQVEITTLRTVPAQPAPGPPSLSPRAR is encoded by the coding sequence GTGATCCCCGGCCGGCCGCGGCCGGCGCGGAACGCCCACGGGGACTCGGGGTTCACGCTGCTCGAAGTGCTGGTGGCGCTCGCGATCCTCGGCCTGGCGGTGGTGGCGTCGATCCAGGCGTTCGCGCAAGGGCTGCGGCTGCTCAAGCTCTCCGGGGATCACCAGCAGGCGATGCTCCTGGCAGATCTGAAGGTGCGGGAGGTCGTCACGCCGGAGGAGGGGCGTGAGGAGCGCGACGAGGGCCGGTTCCACTGGGAGCGAACGACCAAGCTCGTCCCGGCGCCGGAGCTGACGCCGCTGGCCGGGCCGCTTCGATGGCACATCTACGAGATCGCGGTGCGGGTCTCGTGGGACGAACGGCGGCAGGTCGAGATCACGACGCTCCGCACGGTCCCGGCCCAGCCGGCGCCGGGGCCTCCCAGCCTCAGTCCGAGAGCGCGCTGA
- the gspG gene encoding type II secretion system major pseudopilin GspG has product MTDQRGFTLIELLVVIIILGLLVGLVGPRLFGRVGQSKTAAARAQIELLGAALDQYRLDVGRYPDTGQGLDVLVRNPGTPNWSGPYLKRDVPKDPWGNPYKYRCCPGQHGDYDLWSEGADGAPGGEGENVDATSWDSGSK; this is encoded by the coding sequence ATCACCGACCAGCGGGGGTTCACGCTGATCGAGCTGCTGGTGGTCATCATCATCCTGGGCCTGCTGGTAGGGCTGGTGGGACCGCGGCTCTTCGGGCGCGTGGGGCAGTCCAAGACGGCCGCGGCGCGGGCGCAGATCGAACTGCTCGGCGCGGCGCTGGACCAGTACCGCCTCGACGTGGGGCGCTACCCCGACACGGGCCAGGGCCTCGACGTGCTGGTGCGGAACCCGGGTACCCCCAACTGGAGCGGCCCCTACCTCAAGAGGGACGTGCCGAAGGACCCCTGGGGCAACCCCTACAAGTACCGCTGCTGCCCGGGACAGCACGGCGATTACGACCTCTGGTCCGAAGGCGCCGACGGCGCCCCCGGCGGCGAAGGGGAGAACGTCGACGCGACGTCATGGGACAGCGGGTCGAAATAG
- a CDS encoding type II secretion system F family protein produces the protein MPVYVYRAADRRGQTIDGVMEAPDARAVIERLHREAYFPIRVAPHAERGPWLSLALSGRVRQRDLLAFTQQLATLVEAGVPLDRALGILEELATNPRLRVIVADLLRTVRGGGSLSDALAKHHPRPFPRLYINMVRAGEKGGVLELALRRLAEFLESRAAFTEAIISAMAYPLVITGVGAGAVVFLLTFVIPRFATIFADLKQTIPLPTQILLVVSGVVREYWWAGALVGLAAVLAWRVWTRTPEGRLQWDQVLLRLPRFGELMMKVETARFARTLGTMLKSGVPVLGALAVVGDMMSNQVIARAVERVAETVKRGSSIAAALSEHAHLPALAVHMVRVGEETGRLEEMLLKTAETFEGDVRTELKRFIALLEPAIILGMGVLVAFIVVAMLMAIFSINELPL, from the coding sequence ATGCCCGTTTACGTCTATCGCGCGGCCGACCGGCGCGGGCAGACGATCGACGGCGTCATGGAGGCGCCGGATGCCCGGGCCGTGATCGAGCGGCTGCACCGCGAGGCGTACTTCCCCATCCGGGTAGCGCCCCACGCCGAGCGAGGTCCGTGGCTGAGCCTCGCCCTGTCGGGACGGGTCCGGCAGCGCGATCTCCTCGCGTTCACCCAGCAGCTGGCCACCCTGGTCGAGGCGGGCGTGCCGCTCGATCGCGCGCTCGGCATCCTCGAGGAACTGGCGACCAACCCGCGCCTCCGGGTCATCGTGGCGGACCTGCTGCGGACCGTACGCGGCGGCGGCTCGCTGAGCGATGCCCTCGCCAAGCACCATCCGCGCCCCTTCCCCCGCCTCTACATCAACATGGTCCGCGCGGGCGAAAAGGGCGGGGTCCTCGAGTTGGCGCTGCGGCGTCTGGCCGAGTTCCTGGAATCGCGCGCGGCCTTCACCGAGGCCATCATCTCGGCGATGGCCTATCCGCTGGTCATCACCGGCGTGGGGGCCGGCGCCGTCGTCTTCCTGCTCACGTTCGTGATCCCGCGCTTCGCCACGATCTTCGCCGACCTCAAGCAGACGATCCCCCTGCCGACGCAGATCCTGCTCGTCGTGAGCGGCGTCGTCCGGGAGTACTGGTGGGCGGGGGCGCTGGTCGGCCTGGCCGCGGTCCTGGCCTGGCGCGTGTGGACCCGCACGCCCGAGGGGCGCCTGCAGTGGGATCAGGTGCTCCTGCGCCTGCCCCGCTTCGGCGAGCTCATGATGAAGGTCGAGACCGCGCGTTTCGCCCGCACGCTCGGCACCATGCTCAAGAGCGGGGTGCCGGTGCTGGGAGCGCTGGCCGTCGTCGGCGACATGATGTCGAACCAGGTGATCGCGCGGGCCGTCGAGCGCGTGGCCGAGACCGTCAAGCGGGGGAGCAGCATCGCGGCGGCCCTGAGCGAGCACGCGCACCTGCCGGCGCTGGCCGTGCACATGGTCCGGGTCGGGGAGGAGACGGGCCGTCTGGAGGAAATGCTGCTGAAGACCGCCGAGACCTTCGAGGGCGACGTCCGCACGGAGCTGAAACGGTTCATCGCGCTCCTGGAGCCCGCGATCATCCTCGGAATGGGGGTGCTGGTGGCGTTCATCGTCGTCGCGATGCTCATGGCCATCTTCTCGATCAACGAGCTCCCGCTGTGA
- a CDS encoding GspH/FimT family protein, which translates to MGQRVEIDERGFTLLELLVTLLVLAVVLGLAGPTIGRSVEGVRMRAEVSRFAAMLRHAREQAITTRRPHSLLVDPPGHRVLIMGNDEVRETRALPAHLTVEAEPPPALTVRFEPYGVSNGGTFRLTSGDIRYRVTVDPLTGRVRTERL; encoded by the coding sequence ATGGGACAGCGGGTCGAAATAGACGAACGCGGGTTCACCCTCCTCGAGCTGCTGGTCACCTTGCTGGTCCTCGCCGTCGTCCTGGGTCTGGCCGGGCCCACGATCGGGCGCAGCGTGGAGGGGGTCCGGATGCGCGCCGAGGTATCGCGCTTCGCGGCGATGCTCCGCCACGCCCGGGAGCAGGCGATCACCACGCGGCGCCCCCACTCCCTCCTGGTGGACCCGCCCGGGCACCGGGTGTTGATCATGGGCAACGACGAAGTGCGCGAGACACGCGCATTGCCGGCGCACCTCACGGTCGAGGCGGAGCCGCCGCCAGCGCTCACCGTCCGCTTCGAGCCGTACGGCGTCTCGAACGGCGGCACCTTCCGGCTGACCTCGGGCGACATCCGCTATCGGGTCACGGTCGATCCCCTCACCGGCCGTGTCCGCACGGAGCGGCTGTGA